Proteins co-encoded in one Acidobacteriota bacterium genomic window:
- a CDS encoding GNAT family N-acetyltransferase, producing the protein MIFSDIVLSQKLERTEARANADFVDTRARLDPANGAAWIEVGGAYAMFDSPESPLTQTFGLGIFEGATDEHLDEIEAFFLKHNAPVFHEVSPLVDFSLMELLSGRGYRPIELTSVMYRELDAAIEKRERIPGLATRVIDENEVELWAKTSADAWTAEHKELGDFMFNFGSVSASCRGSYPYIAELNGQPIATGMLFIYDDVAMLAGASTIVSGRNQGAQTALLEDRLQFAVSKGCSLAIMGAAPGSQSQKNAQKNGFQIAYTRTKWQKIG; encoded by the coding sequence ATGATATTTTCCGATATAGTACTCTCTCAGAAGCTCGAACGGACCGAAGCTCGCGCAAATGCGGATTTCGTTGACACGCGGGCCCGGCTCGATCCTGCCAATGGTGCCGCGTGGATCGAGGTTGGCGGGGCGTACGCGATGTTCGACAGCCCGGAATCGCCGCTGACGCAGACTTTCGGGCTGGGCATTTTTGAGGGAGCCACGGACGAGCATCTTGACGAGATCGAGGCCTTTTTTTTGAAGCACAACGCACCTGTCTTTCACGAGGTCAGCCCGTTAGTGGATTTTTCGCTGATGGAATTACTTAGCGGCCGCGGTTACCGGCCTATCGAACTGACGAGCGTAATGTACCGCGAGCTCGATGCAGCCATCGAAAAACGTGAACGAATTCCGGGCCTGGCCACGCGTGTTATAGACGAGAACGAAGTTGAGCTGTGGGCAAAAACCTCTGCCGACGCATGGACGGCCGAGCACAAGGAACTGGGCGATTTTATGTTCAATTTCGGCTCGGTCAGTGCCTCATGCCGAGGGTCTTATCCCTATATCGCCGAGCTCAATGGTCAGCCGATCGCGACCGGCATGTTATTCATCTATGACGACGTCGCGATGTTGGCCGGAGCGAGCACGATCGTTAGTGGCCGCAATCAAGGTGCCCAAACCGCTCTCCTCGAAGACCGTCTCCAATTCGCTGTATCCAAAGGCTGCAGCCTAGCAATAATGGGTGCCGCTCCAGGCAGCCAATCACAAAAAAACGCCCAGAAAAATGGCTTTCAAATCGCGTATACCCGTACGAAATGGCAGAAAATAGGTTAG
- a CDS encoding pyruvate, phosphate dikinase: MATSVKNEKYVYFFGGGKADGNESMKNLLGGKGANLAEMAGHPKLKLPVPPGFTVTTEVCTYLNTNKKAYPKTLKAQVDEALGKVEKLTGKRFGDEANPLLVSIRSGARRSMPGMMETVLNVGLNEQTIKGLIVKSGDERFAYDAYRRLIMMYADVVMEKGAGIEPKGGKGVRKVLDEMLGDIKHKKGYASDTDLTASDLKALVKDFKKTVKKVLGTEFPEDPWQQMWGAIGAVFSSWSGKRAVEYRAIENIPDEWGTAVNVQAMVFGNMGDDCCTGVAFTRNPGNGENKFYGEYLVNAQGEDVVAGTRTPAPVNEYSKNAQSKQFKTLEKLMPALYDELHEYQNRLEVHYRDMQDIEFTIENGKLYMLQCRVGKRNGVAAVRMATEMYSEKLIDLNTALMRVGPNQLVELLLPMLDPKVELITKPIAKGLPAGPGGAKGRVVFSSEDAVAWAKKGEAVILVREETSPEDVDGMHKSEAILTSKGGMTSHAALVARGWGKCCIVGCGDIEINHEARTFRAKDGVVIHEGDWLSLNGTKGLVYEGSMALVDIDLDKNKSYKDLMKLVDKVKVLGVRANAETPEDAAQALKFGAEGIGLFRTEHMFYGEGGEEPLFLLRKMIVSKSEAERRQALNELFKFVKKDVKDTLKVMNGRPVTIRLLDPPLHEFVPHDKQKLQDLSKVLGISLSVLKRRVLALNENNPMLGHRGVRLGISYPEITEMQVRAILEATAELIKAGKKALPEIMVPVTCTVNELAHQKKIVDRIYKEVCEKQGLKKIPYLYGTMIETPRAAIRAGLMAQEADFFSYGTNDLTQMSFGFSRDDIGGFLPKYLDLKILPYDPFQTIDTDGIGELMRMGIERGRQIKPKLKIGICGEHGGDADSVKFCHRIGMNYVSCSPFRVPIARLAAAQAAIEFKQ; encoded by the coding sequence ATGGCTACATCTGTGAAAAACGAAAAATACGTCTATTTCTTCGGCGGCGGCAAGGCTGACGGAAATGAATCGATGAAAAACCTTCTCGGCGGCAAGGGAGCCAACCTTGCTGAAATGGCAGGCCATCCTAAGCTGAAACTGCCGGTTCCGCCGGGGTTCACTGTCACGACGGAAGTTTGCACATATCTGAACACCAATAAGAAGGCGTATCCCAAAACCCTCAAGGCCCAAGTCGACGAAGCTCTTGGCAAGGTCGAAAAGCTGACCGGGAAGCGGTTTGGGGACGAGGCGAACCCGCTGCTGGTCTCGATCCGTTCCGGTGCCCGGCGTTCTATGCCCGGAATGATGGAAACCGTGCTTAATGTTGGTCTAAATGAGCAGACTATCAAAGGACTGATCGTGAAAAGCGGCGACGAACGGTTCGCGTATGACGCCTACCGGCGTTTGATCATGATGTACGCCGATGTCGTGATGGAAAAGGGAGCGGGCATTGAGCCAAAAGGCGGGAAAGGCGTGCGAAAGGTCTTGGACGAAATGCTCGGAGACATCAAGCATAAAAAGGGCTACGCGAGCGACACTGACCTGACGGCCTCTGACCTAAAAGCCCTTGTAAAGGATTTTAAGAAAACGGTCAAGAAGGTCTTGGGAACCGAGTTTCCCGAGGATCCATGGCAGCAAATGTGGGGTGCGATCGGTGCGGTTTTTAGCAGTTGGAGTGGTAAGCGCGCCGTCGAGTATCGTGCCATCGAGAATATTCCGGACGAGTGGGGCACGGCGGTGAATGTTCAGGCCATGGTGTTTGGCAACATGGGAGACGATTGCTGCACGGGTGTGGCTTTCACGCGTAATCCCGGTAATGGCGAGAACAAGTTCTACGGCGAATACCTCGTTAATGCTCAGGGCGAGGACGTTGTTGCTGGTACAAGGACGCCGGCTCCAGTGAATGAATATTCGAAAAATGCACAGAGCAAGCAGTTCAAGACGCTTGAGAAGTTGATGCCTGCTTTGTATGACGAACTTCATGAGTATCAAAACCGGCTTGAAGTTCATTACAGGGACATGCAGGATATCGAGTTCACCATCGAGAATGGAAAGCTTTATATGCTGCAATGCAGGGTCGGAAAACGAAACGGCGTGGCGGCTGTTCGCATGGCAACCGAAATGTATTCCGAAAAACTGATTGACTTAAATACGGCACTGATGAGGGTCGGCCCGAATCAACTGGTCGAACTACTGCTGCCGATGCTTGACCCGAAGGTCGAGTTGATCACAAAACCGATCGCAAAAGGCCTTCCGGCTGGTCCCGGAGGAGCAAAAGGCCGTGTCGTATTTAGCTCCGAAGATGCAGTGGCCTGGGCCAAGAAAGGTGAGGCAGTGATCCTGGTGCGTGAGGAGACATCCCCCGAGGATGTGGACGGAATGCACAAATCTGAGGCGATCCTCACAAGCAAGGGTGGTATGACATCACATGCCGCACTGGTAGCGCGTGGCTGGGGCAAGTGCTGCATCGTGGGATGCGGCGACATCGAGATCAATCACGAAGCTCGCACGTTTAGAGCAAAGGATGGCGTGGTCATCCACGAAGGTGACTGGCTGAGCCTGAACGGCACAAAAGGTCTCGTCTATGAGGGCAGCATGGCACTCGTCGATATCGACCTTGACAAGAATAAGTCTTACAAAGACTTGATGAAACTCGTCGACAAGGTGAAAGTACTTGGCGTTCGAGCCAATGCCGAGACGCCGGAGGACGCTGCGCAGGCATTGAAATTTGGAGCCGAGGGTATTGGCCTTTTCCGAACCGAGCATATGTTCTATGGCGAAGGCGGCGAGGAGCCGCTCTTTCTGCTGCGGAAAATGATCGTCAGCAAATCCGAGGCGGAAAGGCGGCAGGCGCTCAATGAGCTGTTCAAATTCGTCAAAAAGGACGTCAAGGATACGCTCAAGGTCATGAACGGCCGGCCGGTTACAATAAGACTGCTTGATCCGCCGCTGCATGAATTTGTGCCGCACGACAAGCAGAAGCTACAGGATCTCAGTAAAGTGCTCGGGATCAGCTTGAGCGTTCTAAAGCGAAGAGTATTAGCCTTAAACGAAAACAACCCGATGCTCGGCCATCGCGGCGTACGGCTGGGAATCAGCTACCCCGAAATTACCGAGATGCAGGTCCGAGCAATACTCGAAGCGACTGCCGAATTGATCAAGGCCGGAAAGAAAGCACTTCCTGAGATAATGGTGCCGGTCACGTGCACGGTGAACGAGCTTGCACACCAGAAGAAGATCGTTGACCGAATTTATAAAGAGGTTTGTGAGAAACAGGGGCTGAAGAAAATACCTTATCTATACGGCACAATGATAGAGACGCCGCGGGCGGCGATCCGCGCGGGTTTGATGGCACAGGAGGCGGATTTCTTCAGCTACGGAACCAATGACCTCACCCAGATGAGCTTCGGTTTCAGCCGTGATGATATCGGCGGATTTCTGCCAAAATATCTCGATCTAAAAATTTTGCCTTATGATCCATTCCAGACCATCGACACAGACGGTATTGGCGAACTGATGCGGATGGGAATCGAACGCGGCCGACAGATAAAGCCCAAGCTAAAGATAGGTATCTGCGGTGAGCACGGAGGCGATGCCGACAGCGTAAAATTCTGTCATAGGATCGGCATGAACTATGTGAGTTGCTCGCCCTTTCGCGTACCGATCGCAAGGCTCGCAGCGGCACAGGCTGCGATCGAATTCAAGCAATAA
- a CDS encoding GTP cyclohydrolase, giving the protein MNIRLADRELQTKFGNFSEVLYYDGICESIALVMGEVEGREGVLCRIHSACIGGHVFNSIECECADEMAAAQAAIERAGSGVIIYLDQEGKGNGHLALMKSIPFKKAGLSQADAYKKAGFEADARSFRPAAEILADMKVKSVVLLTNNPEKAEDLRRASINVAGTKPTENSK; this is encoded by the coding sequence ATGAACATTCGGCTTGCGGATAGGGAATTGCAGACAAAGTTCGGAAATTTCTCAGAGGTTCTGTATTACGATGGGATCTGCGAGTCGATCGCGCTCGTTATGGGCGAGGTTGAGGGGCGGGAAGGCGTGCTTTGCCGCATCCACTCAGCTTGCATAGGCGGGCATGTATTCAACAGCATCGAGTGTGAATGTGCTGACGAAATGGCTGCGGCGCAAGCTGCGATCGAGAGAGCGGGTTCCGGCGTGATCATCTATTTAGATCAGGAAGGAAAGGGAAACGGACACCTTGCGCTGATGAAGAGTATTCCGTTCAAAAAGGCTGGCTTGAGCCAGGCCGATGCATATAAGAAAGCCGGTTTTGAGGCTGATGCACGGAGTTTTCGGCCCGCTGCAGAAATTCTCGCTGATATGAAAGTCAAGTCGGTCGTTTTGCTTACCAACAATCCTGAGAAGGCTGAGGACCTGAGGAGAGCTTCGATAAATGTTGCCGGAACAAAACCAACCGAAAACTCAAAATGA